A single genomic interval of uncultured Sphaerochaeta sp. harbors:
- a CDS encoding sodium-translocating pyrophosphatase yields MIGFVVIAAIAALAFAAINYYGVKKKDSGTPEMQQIAAAIQEGAKAFLVLEYSVIVKVVVLIAILLGIVVSPSSAIAFVFGALMSASAGWIGMNIATISNVRVSNEARNTRNLGKTLRVAFRGGSVMGLSVGGFALLGLAIVYLVFGVLLKQVAPENLRFHTNWLGISDIPFTMTISAYALGCSIIAMFNRVGGGIYTKAADMGADLVGKTEAGIPEDDPRNPATIADNVGDNVGDVAGLGSDLLESYVGALVSAMILAAYIYFSRGGIDASLVAKLIYVPLLVAAVGIISSMVGILYLLVKKVSSNPHKELNAATFVGAGLTIISSGFISYFVFTGEDLHTIGFALGAFSPWVCAVLGIVSGIVIGQIAEYYTSYDFKPTQKIAASSAEGAALTITEGMSVGMISVIGPVIILGVAIIAANITAGLYGVAMAAIGMLSFVTVTVSVDTYGPIADNAGGISEMAKLHPDVRGITDELDAVGNTTAAIGKGFAIGSATLAALSLFSSYLYAQAGEHAVHGAAMILNMVNPLTLVGALVGGALPYLFSGILIRAVANAARKMVQEVRRQFKADPGIILGTSLPDYKTCISISSAGALSEMKSPALIAVLTPLFTGFLFGAEFVGGLLIGTTLSSVMLALYTANAGGAWDNGKKYVENGHFGGKGSDAHKAAVVGDTVGDPLKDTVGPSLDILIKIMAIVSLIAVSIFSKYNLFSLLMN; encoded by the coding sequence ATGATTGGATTTGTTGTCATCGCAGCTATTGCTGCATTAGCCTTTGCCGCGATCAACTATTATGGGGTGAAAAAAAAGGATTCAGGAACACCAGAGATGCAGCAAATTGCTGCTGCTATTCAGGAAGGGGCAAAAGCTTTCTTGGTGCTTGAATACTCCGTTATTGTAAAAGTAGTAGTTCTCATTGCGATCTTACTGGGTATTGTCGTATCTCCCAGTAGTGCCATAGCTTTTGTCTTTGGAGCTTTAATGAGTGCCAGTGCAGGATGGATTGGAATGAATATCGCGACAATCAGTAATGTACGCGTCTCTAATGAAGCTCGTAATACGAGAAATTTGGGGAAAACATTACGTGTGGCTTTTAGAGGGGGGTCTGTTATGGGACTCTCTGTTGGGGGTTTTGCCCTTCTTGGACTAGCCATTGTCTATCTGGTATTCGGGGTTCTTTTAAAACAGGTCGCTCCTGAAAATCTTAGATTCCATACCAACTGGCTTGGTATTAGTGATATTCCCTTCACGATGACCATAAGTGCCTATGCTTTAGGTTGTTCTATCATTGCTATGTTTAACCGTGTTGGAGGTGGAATCTATACGAAGGCTGCTGATATGGGAGCTGACTTAGTCGGAAAAACTGAAGCAGGAATACCTGAAGATGATCCAAGAAACCCAGCAACTATTGCTGATAACGTTGGAGACAATGTTGGAGATGTGGCTGGTCTGGGTTCTGACTTGCTGGAAAGTTATGTAGGAGCATTGGTATCAGCAATGATACTTGCTGCATATATCTATTTTTCTCGGGGAGGGATAGATGCCAGTCTTGTTGCTAAACTTATCTATGTCCCCCTCCTTGTTGCTGCTGTTGGTATTATCTCTTCAATGGTGGGAATTCTTTATTTACTCGTAAAGAAAGTGTCCTCCAACCCACATAAGGAACTGAATGCTGCAACATTTGTCGGCGCAGGATTAACCATAATTTCTTCTGGGTTTATCTCATACTTCGTATTTACCGGCGAAGACTTGCATACCATAGGATTTGCGCTCGGTGCATTTTCTCCTTGGGTATGCGCTGTTCTTGGTATTGTTAGTGGCATTGTGATTGGGCAAATCGCTGAGTACTATACCAGTTATGATTTCAAGCCAACACAGAAGATAGCAGCAAGTAGCGCGGAAGGCGCAGCCCTTACCATCACCGAAGGAATGAGTGTTGGTATGATTTCTGTAATTGGTCCGGTTATCATCCTAGGAGTTGCAATTATTGCTGCAAATATTACAGCTGGTCTGTATGGCGTAGCCATGGCTGCTATCGGCATGCTCAGCTTTGTAACGGTTACCGTGTCTGTTGATACGTACGGACCGATCGCTGACAACGCTGGTGGTATCAGTGAGATGGCAAAACTGCATCCTGATGTTCGTGGCATTACAGATGAGTTGGATGCTGTGGGAAATACCACAGCAGCGATTGGTAAAGGATTTGCTATCGGTTCTGCAACCCTTGCCGCTCTTTCTCTCTTTTCTTCGTACTTATATGCACAAGCCGGTGAACATGCTGTACATGGTGCGGCTATGATTTTGAATATGGTGAATCCTCTTACGCTCGTTGGTGCCTTGGTTGGGGGAGCACTTCCCTATCTATTTAGTGGAATATTGATAAGAGCCGTTGCAAATGCTGCACGAAAGATGGTCCAAGAGGTCAGAAGACAGTTCAAGGCAGATCCTGGCATTATCTTAGGAACAAGTCTTCCTGATTATAAGACGTGTATCAGCATAAGCAGTGCGGGTGCTCTATCTGAAATGAAGAGTCCTGCTCTTATTGCCGTTCTCACTCCCCTTTTTACCGGATTCCTCTTTGGCGCCGAATTTGTTGGGGGGCTATTGATTGGAACAACACTCTCTTCTGTCATGCTTGCTCTGTATACAGCAAATGCAGGAGGAGCATGGGATAATGGCAAGAAATACGTGGAAAATGGGCACTTCGGTGGCAAAGGTTCCGATGCTCATAAAGCTGCTGTGGTAGGAGATACCGTTGGAGATCCCCTCAAGGATACAGTCGGCCCATCTCTAGATATTCTGATTAAAATCATGGCAATCGTTTCCTTAATTGCTGTTTCAATTTTTAGTAAGTATAACTTGTTTTCACTTCTCATGAATTAA
- a CDS encoding ABC transporter substrate-binding protein, whose amino-acid sequence MFHNNKQISKQLLIIISLIIISFLVGCGAQEEKRSQTIDEEGIIVGFSQIGAESAWRTCNTRSVQEAAAERGVQLVYDNAEQKQENQIKALRSFIAYQVDVIVFVPIVTDGWDNVLQEARDAGIPVLVTDRKIDVADPSLYAGFIGTDSLKEGRNAGLFLLDKFKNERERFDKTGDNINIVELFGTEGSSVALGRAEGFREVLEEHPEFKIVYSKSGDFLRSKGYELAVEFLDMHDDIDVIYSHNDGMTLGAIEAMEERGIIPGTDIVIITIDAQQAAIDALREGKVNCVIECNPKTGPEIIKLAEKLAAGESIPRLQYVHEEVFYETDDLSLIEPRGY is encoded by the coding sequence ATGTTTCATAACAATAAGCAAATCAGTAAGCAACTCCTTATCATCATTTCTCTCATCATCATAAGTTTTTTGGTCGGATGCGGTGCTCAAGAAGAGAAACGTTCTCAAACCATCGATGAGGAAGGTATTATCGTTGGATTTTCGCAGATAGGTGCTGAAAGCGCCTGGAGAACTTGTAACACCCGCTCAGTACAGGAAGCAGCAGCAGAACGAGGGGTGCAGCTGGTGTATGACAATGCTGAACAAAAACAGGAGAACCAGATAAAGGCATTGCGTTCCTTTATTGCATATCAAGTTGATGTAATCGTCTTTGTACCGATCGTAACCGATGGCTGGGATAATGTACTGCAAGAAGCCCGTGATGCCGGGATTCCTGTTTTGGTTACTGACCGGAAAATCGATGTTGCAGATCCATCCTTATATGCAGGATTTATTGGAACCGATAGCCTGAAAGAAGGCAGAAATGCTGGGTTATTTCTATTGGATAAATTCAAAAACGAACGTGAGCGTTTCGACAAAACCGGGGACAATATCAATATAGTAGAATTATTCGGCACAGAAGGTTCCTCGGTAGCACTCGGAAGAGCTGAAGGCTTCAGGGAAGTCTTAGAAGAGCACCCTGAGTTCAAGATTGTGTATAGCAAATCTGGTGATTTCCTTCGTTCAAAGGGATACGAACTCGCTGTTGAATTTCTCGATATGCATGACGATATCGATGTTATTTATTCCCACAATGATGGAATGACCCTTGGAGCTATCGAGGCAATGGAAGAGAGAGGAATTATTCCAGGTACTGACATCGTCATTATCACCATTGATGCACAACAGGCAGCCATTGATGCTCTTCGCGAAGGTAAGGTTAATTGTGTTATCGAGTGCAACCCAAAAACCGGCCCTGAAATCATCAAGCTGGCTGAAAAACTGGCAGCTGGTGAAAGCATTCCTCGCCTGCAATATGTACATGAAGAGGTATTCTATGAAACCGATGACCTCTCCCTCATTGAACCTCGTGGGTACTAG
- a CDS encoding sensor histidine kinase has protein sequence MKNNISIVDKIFSVFKSRSIKERIKISYVIIILLMITPPVITVFSFVVQMTRYDLIITNVSKANSLNQTVKEDISNEIWDIVAGNKKFDEGNQYAIIDGINESLDDIMRTTEERENRQMLEVAGRAVDTLKRNVDRLGNQMANHSLVSENEESLDEIRGVSALISDILQDFIVRVIESATITNEHHKRITFILTVIQIFTVLFVTIFAVFTQRSVTTSINTPITRLENLSKKIAEGDFTARVQLPQVSELDGLTDNLNVMAVKIQALIAENVREQQNLQKSEMKALQAQITPHFLYNTFDTIVWLAEEKKNDQVIDITRAFSSFFRISLNKGKDFLTVREEFEHVKSYLTIQKIRYRDILDYDIEYSPEMADCQILKLVLQPLVENALYHGIKNKRGRGFLTVKGWRKNNRLCFSVEDNGIGMTEEKLVNIMEQINGSADPEDLNNVYGLYNVNKRLELYYDTSTKLEITSRYKKGTTVYFSVPEVGFNV, from the coding sequence ATGAAAAATAATATTTCTATTGTTGATAAGATTTTTTCTGTGTTTAAAAGCAGAAGCATAAAAGAGAGAATTAAGATCTCCTATGTGATAATCATCCTTCTGATGATCACTCCTCCTGTTATCACGGTCTTTTCATTTGTTGTCCAGATGACTCGCTATGACCTGATCATAACCAATGTCAGCAAGGCAAACAGCCTCAACCAGACGGTAAAGGAGGATATCTCCAACGAGATTTGGGATATCGTTGCAGGAAACAAGAAATTCGATGAAGGCAACCAGTATGCCATCATAGATGGGATCAATGAGAGCCTGGATGACATCATGCGAACGACTGAGGAGCGGGAGAACCGCCAGATGCTTGAGGTTGCCGGGCGTGCGGTCGATACGCTCAAGCGAAATGTTGACCGGCTGGGGAACCAGATGGCAAACCACTCCCTGGTCAGTGAAAATGAAGAGAGCCTCGATGAAATCAGAGGGGTTTCTGCCCTAATATCAGACATCCTGCAGGATTTCATTGTTCGTGTTATTGAATCAGCAACAATCACAAACGAGCATCACAAGCGTATTACGTTCATACTCACTGTCATTCAGATTTTCACGGTACTGTTTGTTACAATCTTCGCTGTCTTTACCCAGCGTTCAGTGACAACCAGTATCAATACTCCAATCACAAGGCTTGAGAACTTGTCAAAGAAGATTGCTGAGGGAGATTTCACTGCCAGGGTACAACTCCCCCAAGTAAGTGAGCTTGACGGGCTGACCGACAACCTGAATGTCATGGCTGTAAAAATTCAAGCCTTGATCGCAGAGAATGTTCGGGAACAACAAAACCTGCAGAAATCAGAGATGAAAGCCTTGCAGGCCCAGATAACACCGCATTTTCTCTATAACACATTTGATACAATCGTCTGGCTTGCCGAGGAGAAGAAGAATGATCAGGTGATCGATATTACCCGCGCTTTTTCCAGTTTTTTCAGGATCTCTCTGAACAAGGGTAAAGACTTCCTTACGGTCCGCGAGGAGTTTGAGCATGTCAAAAGTTATCTGACGATTCAGAAAATCCGATACAGGGATATTCTGGATTATGATATTGAATACTCACCCGAGATGGCAGACTGTCAGATCTTGAAACTGGTGCTCCAACCACTTGTTGAAAATGCATTGTACCATGGGATCAAGAACAAGAGAGGTCGAGGCTTCTTGACGGTGAAGGGTTGGCGCAAAAACAATCGGCTCTGTTTTTCCGTTGAAGACAATGGTATCGGGATGACGGAAGAGAAACTTGTGAACATCATGGAACAGATCAATGGTTCGGCTGACCCCGAGGATCTGAACAATGTGTATGGACTGTATAATGTCAACAAGAGACTAGAGCTGTATTATGATACAAGTACGAAGCTGGAAATAACTAGTCGGTACAAGAAGGGCACTACCGTGTATTTCAGTGTTCCAGAGGTTGGATTCAATGTATAA
- a CDS encoding response regulator — protein MYKVFIAEDEIVVREGLRNSIQSGTGPFILVGEASDGEMALSIMKDVKPDILITDIRMPFVDGLSLSRIIKKILPWIKIVIISGHDEFQYAQEAISIGVDEYILKPISASDILSTLNKLVDRIEQEKRHLSSIENLKLQAQSNSDLIRERWLCDLVTGIVKTEDALEKAGDMGIDLIAHGYLVAIIKLSTSCENYSELITAKLHINSLIDNQEEVLCFSQSRDSFILLLKQFVSESLEETAYTLGQAIKYEVERNTDCMVAIGLGSLVERIGSLSQSFAEAEQAVNFSVKTGQKLIIGTHDLNAFSEIDFLKLDGSPISERLKYVKKSGVDEIIAQYITMIGDHPFETTLIGYYLLYDLMVAISKIIDELGGVSQDVIPWLSQKTQLSEIASSKETFCEGVKLILDTFIDFRESKSAGKYYEMIQKAKQHINLHFADQDISLHSVASIVNVSPNHFSTIFSQETGETFIEYLTRVRINKSKDLLLTTALRSADIAYEVGFGDPHYFSFIFKKHTGISPREFRSGGKCQN, from the coding sequence ATGTATAAGGTTTTTATTGCTGAGGATGAGATAGTAGTACGTGAGGGACTGAGAAACAGTATACAGTCGGGGACAGGCCCTTTTATTCTCGTCGGTGAAGCATCAGATGGAGAGATGGCTCTGTCCATTATGAAGGATGTGAAACCGGACATACTGATTACTGATATCAGAATGCCGTTTGTTGATGGACTGAGCCTTTCCAGAATTATCAAAAAGATTCTGCCATGGATAAAAATTGTTATAATTTCGGGTCATGATGAATTTCAGTACGCACAAGAGGCCATATCAATCGGTGTCGACGAATACATACTTAAACCTATTTCCGCCTCAGATATACTCTCTACACTCAACAAACTGGTGGATAGGATTGAACAAGAAAAACGGCATCTTTCTAGTATAGAAAATCTGAAACTGCAGGCCCAGTCCAATTCGGACCTGATCAGGGAACGCTGGCTCTGTGACCTGGTAACTGGAATTGTCAAGACAGAGGATGCACTTGAAAAAGCTGGTGATATGGGCATTGACCTTATCGCTCATGGATACCTTGTGGCGATCATCAAGCTTTCCACCTCTTGTGAGAACTATTCTGAACTGATCACCGCCAAGCTCCACATAAACAGCCTTATAGACAATCAGGAAGAGGTATTATGCTTTTCACAAAGCAGGGATTCATTCATCCTACTGTTGAAGCAGTTTGTTTCCGAATCACTCGAAGAGACTGCCTATACCCTAGGACAGGCGATAAAATATGAAGTTGAGCGAAACACTGACTGTATGGTCGCTATTGGGTTAGGCTCGTTGGTTGAACGGATCGGGAGCCTCTCCCAATCATTCGCCGAAGCTGAACAAGCTGTGAATTTCTCTGTCAAGACTGGTCAGAAACTGATCATCGGAACGCATGACCTGAATGCCTTTTCTGAAATTGATTTCTTGAAACTTGACGGGAGCCCCATCTCGGAGAGGCTGAAATATGTGAAGAAATCTGGTGTTGATGAGATCATCGCCCAGTATATTACCATGATCGGAGACCACCCATTCGAGACTACGCTCATAGGGTATTACCTTCTCTATGATCTGATGGTTGCTATATCAAAGATCATTGATGAATTGGGCGGTGTTTCCCAGGATGTTATTCCATGGTTGTCACAGAAAACGCAACTTTCAGAGATTGCAAGTTCAAAAGAGACGTTCTGTGAAGGGGTGAAATTGATCCTGGATACGTTCATCGATTTCAGGGAGTCCAAATCGGCAGGAAAGTATTATGAAATGATCCAGAAGGCAAAGCAGCATATCAACCTTCATTTTGCCGATCAGGATATTTCCTTGCATTCAGTGGCATCAATCGTAAACGTGAGTCCAAACCATTTCAGTACCATCTTTTCCCAGGAGACCGGGGAGACCTTCATTGAATATCTTACACGGGTCCGTATCAATAAATCGAAAGACCTGTTGCTGACGACAGCGCTCAGAAGCGCAGACATCGCATATGAAGTAGGATTTGGAGATCCCCATTATTTCAGTTTCATTTTCAAGAAACATACAGGCATCTCCCCCCGGGAATTCAGATCCGGAGGAAAATGCCAGAATTGA
- a CDS encoding ATP-binding protein — translation MIISFQIKNYRSILDLTLPMSYAERKAPNGYMQMELLPFLEEIDIRTIPCLAIYGANASGKSNIIKALASFVGIIKNRYNPEIISTNKLHPQDNITSFALEFLKEDKKFLYSLEVNGEAIVTERLVKNNEVVFSIDNRNRSFTAIATDVYPSKKLDTIFSVECLDQKQQFRTPFLSVVGKNYAGLNDSMTVAYGFITNNVEVYPSNDFPFSYGLDRLTNTDSGMDPQKAFKDIVTILRKLDIDITRMEYKKDEIGKEVSSFPASQYEFNISNKIITATEINSYHEDIFGNEVQFNFKDESLGTQRVACLLGIVITALRKGNLLVIDELGNSLHPYLFAEIVRMFKDKRYNISNAQLIFTTHNTDIMEQDMMRVSEIGIVTKTLKKGTVFKRVSDFEGVRNVTNFRKQYLDGTFSGIPHSYI, via the coding sequence ATGATTATATCTTTTCAAATAAAAAATTATAGATCTATCCTGGACCTCACTCTCCCAATGTCATACGCGGAGAGGAAGGCACCAAATGGATATATGCAGATGGAACTCTTACCATTTCTCGAAGAGATTGACATACGGACCATCCCGTGTCTGGCAATATATGGTGCGAACGCATCAGGAAAATCCAATATTATAAAGGCGCTCGCTTCGTTTGTCGGGATTATAAAAAACCGTTATAATCCGGAGATTATCTCCACCAACAAATTGCATCCCCAAGATAATATCACCTCATTTGCACTCGAATTTCTCAAGGAAGACAAGAAATTTCTTTATTCCTTGGAAGTGAACGGAGAGGCAATTGTTACCGAGAGACTGGTAAAGAATAACGAAGTTGTCTTTTCTATTGATAACAGGAATAGGTCTTTCACAGCCATCGCAACCGATGTATATCCATCAAAGAAGCTTGATACCATATTTTCAGTTGAATGCTTAGATCAAAAACAACAGTTCAGGACTCCTTTCCTCTCTGTAGTGGGGAAGAACTATGCTGGCCTGAACGACTCCATGACAGTTGCATATGGATTCATCACCAATAACGTTGAGGTATATCCAAGCAACGATTTTCCATTTTCTTATGGACTGGACAGACTGACGAATACCGACTCAGGTATGGATCCACAAAAAGCTTTTAAAGATATTGTCACCATACTACGAAAACTGGATATCGATATCACTCGCATGGAGTACAAGAAGGACGAAATTGGAAAAGAAGTTAGTTCCTTTCCTGCAAGTCAGTATGAATTCAACATCTCAAATAAAATAATTACGGCAACTGAGATCAATTCGTATCACGAAGATATCTTTGGCAATGAGGTTCAGTTCAATTTTAAGGATGAATCTTTGGGTACTCAGCGAGTTGCGTGTCTGCTCGGTATAGTAATCACTGCACTAAGAAAAGGAAACCTTCTTGTAATCGATGAGCTGGGAAACTCTCTCCACCCCTACTTGTTTGCAGAAATTGTGAGGATGTTCAAAGATAAAAGATACAACATATCAAACGCACAACTGATTTTCACCACGCACAATACAGATATCATGGAACAAGACATGATGCGTGTATCAGAGATTGGTATCGTTACCAAGACATTGAAGAAAGGGACTGTTTTCAAGCGGGTCTCTGACTTTGAAGGGGTGAGAAACGTGACAAACTTTAGGAAACAATATCTTGATGGAACCTTTTCTGGAATCCCTCATTCATATATATAG
- a CDS encoding RloB domain-containing protein: MYRRNRNIIIVCEGASEKAYIQELNRYLEEEDIPLHFIPRPSNGGQFASVVKKFREVRKDNRNTTIYIWVDWDRYQRNDNADMDNYRRKPIDIPDFLFSHMNFEDFLSMHLDQSEMQRWWTSCVSRNHFTTPTHSNEYMPLFKAFIGGSYTKGDMPIAINYNLLKNLRTHQDEPSVPFKCDFARELFLLMDAEALEEDRNN; the protein is encoded by the coding sequence ATGTATAGAAGAAACCGTAACATAATCATCGTGTGTGAGGGAGCTTCAGAGAAAGCCTATATCCAGGAGCTGAACCGGTATCTTGAAGAAGAAGATATACCACTGCATTTTATACCGCGTCCTTCGAATGGAGGCCAGTTTGCCTCGGTTGTGAAAAAATTTAGGGAAGTAAGGAAGGATAATAGAAATACAACTATCTATATCTGGGTGGATTGGGACAGGTATCAACGCAACGATAATGCAGACATGGATAATTATCGGAGAAAACCCATCGACATCCCAGATTTCCTTTTTTCTCATATGAACTTTGAAGATTTTCTTTCCATGCATCTTGATCAATCGGAGATGCAGAGATGGTGGACATCATGTGTCAGTAGGAATCACTTCACCACACCCACACATAGCAATGAGTACATGCCTTTATTCAAGGCTTTCATCGGAGGAAGCTATACCAAAGGGGACATGCCTATAGCTATCAACTACAACCTTCTCAAGAATTTGCGAACTCACCAAGATGAGCCATCAGTACCGTTCAAATGTGATTTTGCGAGGGAGCTGTTTCTATTGATGGATGCAGAAGCGTTAGAAGAGGATCGAAATAACTGA
- a CDS encoding sugar ABC transporter permease YjfF (membrane component of a putative sugar ABC transporter system): MASVNVIKQKARLSNSNILFLIAAVIFVLMYLFAIITFPNSFLQFQTFFDLFNLNAPLIIMTLGLCIVMIGGGIDISIGSVTGLVTMACAVFLESRMGSIGGAILVALGIGIAFGILQGYLIAYLEIQPFIITLSGLFLAQGLLTTLHKDPINVTMPAFVSLRDFDIVIAWLGTRNRLGVFIPCEIKPGTLIFIVLLVILASLMKWSRFGRNVYAVGGNTHSAMMLGINVKRTIFITYVISGLTAGIAGFVYIMTTGAGNVGNAAGAEMKAIASAIIGGTLLNGGVGNLLGAPIGTLTLLIINELIRAAGVQSNWQAMVSGLLLYFFIVLQSVIMSLRDRRKFSIALPPWLRLSGKEQIEGQREQ, encoded by the coding sequence ATGGCATCTGTGAACGTAATCAAACAAAAAGCAAGACTATCAAATTCAAATATTCTGTTTCTAATAGCTGCGGTCATCTTTGTACTGATGTACCTGTTTGCAATCATCACCTTTCCCAATAGTTTTCTGCAATTTCAGACATTTTTCGATTTATTCAACCTCAATGCACCACTGATCATCATGACCCTCGGCTTATGTATCGTCATGATCGGAGGAGGCATCGATATCTCGATCGGATCGGTGACCGGATTGGTGACAATGGCCTGTGCAGTCTTCCTGGAATCCAGGATGGGGAGTATTGGGGGAGCCATCCTTGTAGCTCTGGGTATCGGTATTGCATTTGGAATTCTGCAAGGATACCTTATCGCCTATCTTGAGATCCAACCATTTATCATTACGCTCTCTGGGTTGTTCTTGGCACAAGGCCTCCTGACTACACTCCATAAGGATCCGATCAATGTAACCATGCCTGCATTCGTGAGTTTAAGGGATTTTGATATCGTGATTGCATGGCTAGGTACCAGAAACAGGCTGGGGGTTTTTATTCCGTGTGAAATAAAACCAGGTACGCTGATCTTTATTGTCCTTCTCGTCATTCTTGCATCCCTTATGAAGTGGTCCCGTTTTGGGCGGAATGTCTACGCCGTCGGTGGAAACACCCATAGCGCCATGATGCTCGGCATCAATGTTAAGAGGACAATATTCATCACCTATGTGATTAGTGGATTGACAGCCGGTATTGCAGGCTTTGTCTACATCATGACAACAGGAGCCGGCAATGTCGGTAATGCTGCAGGAGCAGAAATGAAAGCAATAGCATCGGCTATCATAGGTGGTACATTGCTTAATGGTGGGGTAGGGAACCTGCTTGGGGCTCCAATAGGTACATTGACCCTTTTGATCATTAATGAGCTGATACGAGCAGCGGGGGTTCAATCCAACTGGCAAGCTATGGTAAGCGGACTCCTCTTGTATTTCTTCATTGTGCTGCAAAGCGTAATCATGTCGCTCCGTGACAGGAGGAAATTCAGCATAGCTCTTCCGCCTTGGCTACGACTTTCAGGGAAAGAACAGATTGAGGGGCAAAGAGAGCAGTAA